One Serpentinicella alkaliphila DNA segment encodes these proteins:
- a CDS encoding class I SAM-dependent methyltransferase, with protein MIANKYDTIETIQISRLISDAFREYLVETKNKTSIDFGCGIGLIGLNLLNDFNSMLYLDTSQKMINIIHKKLMA; from the coding sequence ATGATAGCTAATAAATACGATACGATTGAGACAATCCAAATTTCTAGGTTGATATCAGATGCCTTTCGTGAATACTTAGTTGAGACAAAGAACAAAACTTCTATTGATTTTGGGTGTGGAATTGGTCTTATAGGATTGAACTTGTTAAATGATTTCAATTCTATGCTTTATCTGGATACCTCGCAGAAAATGATCAATATAATACATAAAAAATTAATGGCTTAG
- a CDS encoding universal stress protein: MKILVCTDGSKESLRAVEKACKIAEGCNVNEVSVISVDEGKLDLPIGAWSDVDHPTKEDVERFLKAREEAKEVGKKNLLEAEKMFEEKNIKVNTILKQGSPAEVISEFAEVEGFDLIIMGRRGITGMKKLFLGSVSNAVLQQATTSVLIVK, from the coding sequence ATGAAAATTTTAGTTTGTACTGACGGGTCCAAGGAAAGTTTAAGAGCAGTAGAAAAGGCATGTAAAATTGCTGAAGGTTGCAATGTAAATGAAGTCTCCGTAATAAGTGTAGATGAAGGTAAACTAGATTTACCTATAGGGGCTTGGAGTGACGTAGATCATCCTACTAAAGAGGATGTAGAAAGATTCCTAAAGGCACGAGAAGAGGCTAAAGAGGTAGGTAAGAAGAATTTGTTAGAGGCTGAAAAAATGTTTGAAGAAAAGAACATAAAAGTAAATACCATATTAAAGCAAGGTTCTCCTGCTGAAGTAATTTCTGAGTTTGCAGAGGTTGAGGGCTTCGACCTTATTATAATGGGTAGAAGAGGTATAACTGGAATGAAAAAACTATTCTTAGGAAGTGTAAGTAATGCTGTATTGCAACAGGCAACTACTAGCGTACTGATTGTAAAGTAA
- a CDS encoding FAD-dependent oxidoreductase → MDTIKNYLSIFKKHEIYLIDKYREVGDIYTFVFDMKKPISWKAGQHGIFTINHIKVNRPTRAFSIASTPYEGHIKISMKISGNPSDFKKSLLDLELGKKILMRGPIGSLYTQSQKPLLFIAGGIGITPYRALIKERILKSADFSNDIQLLYMDSREEFIYVEELDNASKESSIKIRYIAKRDDLNLEIEKFVEEHRNEAEYFIVGPKTMIKSIEALLRSKEIGKRNIKKDTFIGY, encoded by the coding sequence ATGGATACAATAAAAAACTATTTATCAATATTTAAAAAACATGAAATATATCTTATTGACAAGTACAGAGAAGTCGGTGACATTTATACTTTTGTTTTTGATATGAAGAAGCCTATAAGCTGGAAGGCCGGGCAACATGGGATATTTACAATAAATCATATAAAGGTTAATAGACCTACTAGGGCATTTAGTATAGCTTCGACACCATATGAGGGGCACATAAAGATATCTATGAAAATTAGTGGAAATCCAAGTGATTTTAAAAAATCTTTGCTGGATTTAGAGCTAGGCAAGAAAATATTAATGAGAGGACCAATAGGGTCGCTTTATACACAAAGTCAAAAACCACTATTATTTATAGCCGGTGGGATAGGTATAACTCCTTATAGGGCTTTGATAAAGGAGCGTATTTTGAAGTCAGCAGATTTTTCAAATGATATACAATTACTCTATATGGACAGTAGAGAAGAATTCATATATGTCGAGGAACTAGATAATGCAAGTAAAGAATCGTCTATTAAAATTAGATATATAGCTAAACGTGATGATTTGAACCTAGAAATTGAAAAATTTGTGGAGGAGCATAGAAACGAAGCAGAATATTTTATTGTAGGGCCAAAAACGATGATTAAATCTATTGAAGCTCTCTTAAGAAGTAAAGAAATAGGAAAAAGGAATATAAAAAAAGATACCTTTATTGGTTACTAA
- a CDS encoding IS110 family transposase produces the protein MNQQVITKTNITNYLYSKGFQVTILNPLATNLFRKAQTLRKTKTDKTDAKVIATMLFTDESKSYSPVSYQIQELKSLTRHRHRMVSYRSRLKLSVSRLIDIIFPELPSLFWSIHQSSKYALLIELPTPIVFTTAI, from the coding sequence TTGAATCAACAGGTCATTACAAAGACAAATATCACAAATTATCTGTATTCCAAAGGCTTTCAGGTCACCATCCTAAATCCATTGGCTACTAATCTTTTCCGTAAGGCTCAAACCCTTAGGAAAACTAAAACAGATAAGACCGACGCTAAGGTCATTGCAACTATGCTCTTTACTGATGAATCTAAATCCTATTCACCAGTATCATATCAGATTCAGGAGCTAAAGTCACTAACAAGACACCGTCATAGAATGGTTAGTTACCGTTCTAGACTTAAACTTTCAGTTAGTCGCTTAATAGATATCATTTTTCCTGAATTGCCAAGCTTATTTTGGTCTATACACCAAAGTTCCAAATATGCATTATTAATTGAATTACCAACCCCTATAGTATTTACAACTGCAATCTGA
- a CDS encoding aminotransferase class I/II-fold pyridoxal phosphate-dependent enzyme, whose translation MQFAKRMNQFGEGIFTKLAEIKRKKLEKGEPVVDLSIGAPNIPPADHIIEALCTAALDKNNYTYAINDQNDLLEAVSYWYKKRYGVDLNPKTEVCSLLGSQEGLAHISLSIIDEGDLVLVPDPCYPVFADGPLLAGAKLYFMPQKKENGYIINLEDIPEYVAKEAKFMIVSYPNNPTTAMAPDEFYVDLVAFAKKYDIIVLHDNAYSELVFDGQQCGSFLAFPGAKDVGIEFNSLSKTYGLAGARIGFCIGNEEVVSRLKILKSNMDYGMFLPIQKAAISAITQNQDCVEETRKAYEKRRDILCNGFNEIGWNIQKPQGTMFVWSEIPTNYKKSEDFVIDMIEKAGVIITPGSAFGPLGEGYVRMALVQDEEELRKAIKAVDESGILKV comes from the coding sequence ATGCAGTTCGCTAAAAGAATGAATCAATTTGGAGAGGGCATCTTTACAAAATTGGCAGAAATCAAAAGAAAGAAATTAGAAAAGGGAGAGCCTGTTGTTGATTTAAGTATAGGTGCACCAAATATTCCACCGGCTGACCACATAATAGAGGCTTTATGTACTGCGGCTTTAGACAAAAACAATTATACTTATGCTATTAATGACCAAAATGATTTATTAGAAGCTGTAAGTTATTGGTATAAAAAAAGATATGGTGTTGATTTGAACCCTAAAACAGAGGTATGTTCACTTTTAGGTTCTCAAGAAGGGCTTGCACATATTTCATTGTCTATTATAGATGAGGGGGATTTAGTTTTGGTACCCGATCCTTGCTACCCTGTATTTGCAGACGGACCACTATTAGCAGGAGCAAAGCTATATTTTATGCCACAGAAAAAAGAAAATGGTTATATTATAAATCTGGAGGATATTCCGGAATACGTTGCCAAAGAAGCTAAATTTATGATTGTATCATATCCAAATAATCCTACTACAGCTATGGCACCTGATGAATTTTATGTTGATTTAGTTGCCTTTGCAAAAAAATATGATATTATAGTACTTCATGATAATGCATATAGTGAACTTGTATTTGATGGACAACAGTGTGGAAGCTTTCTTGCATTTCCAGGAGCGAAAGATGTAGGAATCGAGTTTAACTCTCTATCTAAAACCTATGGTTTAGCAGGGGCCAGAATTGGTTTTTGTATTGGTAATGAGGAAGTTGTATCTCGGTTAAAGATTCTAAAATCTAACATGGATTATGGTATGTTTCTGCCAATTCAAAAAGCCGCAATTTCAGCTATTACTCAAAATCAAGATTGTGTAGAGGAAACTAGAAAGGCTTATGAAAAGAGAAGGGATATTCTCTGTAATGGATTTAATGAAATAGGTTGGAACATACAAAAACCTCAGGGAACTATGTTTGTTTGGTCGGAAATACCTACTAATTACAAGAAGTCTGAAGACTTTGTCATTGATATGATAGAAAAGGCAGGAGTTATCATTACCCCAGGAAGTGCTTTTGGTCCTTTAGGAGAAGGATATGTTAGGATGGCATTAGTGCAAGATGAAGAGGAATTGAGAAAGGCAATTAAAGCTGTTGATGAAAGTGGAATTTTAAAAGTATAG
- a CDS encoding IS110 family RNA-guided transposase, with amino-acid sequence MLFVGIDVAKAKHDCCILDSDGVIHTNSLRISNSKEGFDTLYSSILSALGSKSINNVKIGLESTGHYSTNITNYLYSKGFQVTILNPLATNLFRKAQTLRKTKTDKTDAKVIATMLFTDESKSYSPVSYQIQELKSLTRHRHRMVSYRSRLKLSVSRLIDIIFPELPSLFWSIHQSSKYALLIELPTPDSIYNCNLTKLTNLIRTASKGKYSKEKAIALKELAIKSIGSSNRSTAFELQQTIRLIQSVQTEIDALDNQIKLVVQELNTPLITIPGIGYTLAAIILAEIGHIDRFSNPAKLLAFAGMDPSTYQSGTYNASKTPMVKRGSTYLRWAIMQASRLVAMRDKVFSDYMVKKRSEGKHFNVARCHVGKKLIRVIYYLLKNNTAFVPQV; translated from the coding sequence ATGTTATTTGTGGGCATTGATGTTGCCAAAGCTAAACACGATTGCTGTATCTTAGACTCTGATGGTGTTATTCATACTAATTCTTTACGTATTTCTAATTCTAAGGAAGGTTTTGATACCCTATATTCTTCTATCCTTTCTGCTCTTGGCTCCAAGAGTATTAACAACGTAAAAATAGGACTTGAATCAACAGGTCATTACAGCACAAATATCACAAATTATCTGTATTCCAAAGGCTTTCAGGTCACCATCCTAAATCCATTGGCTACTAATCTTTTCCGTAAGGCTCAAACCCTTAGGAAAACTAAAACAGATAAGACCGACGCTAAGGTCATTGCAACTATGCTCTTTACTGATGAATCTAAATCCTATTCACCAGTATCATATCAGATTCAGGAGCTAAAGTCACTAACAAGACACCGTCATAGAATGGTTAGTTACCGTTCTAGACTTAAACTTTCAGTTAGTCGCTTAATAGATATCATTTTTCCTGAATTGCCAAGCTTATTTTGGTCTATACACCAAAGTTCCAAATATGCATTATTAATTGAATTACCAACCCCCGATAGTATTTACAACTGCAATCTGACAAAGTTGACAAACCTAATAAGAACAGCCTCTAAAGGTAAATATAGCAAAGAGAAAGCAATTGCTTTAAAAGAGCTTGCTATCAAATCTATTGGGTCAAGCAATCGCTCTACAGCCTTCGAATTACAACAAACTATTCGCCTCATACAATCTGTACAAACAGAAATAGATGCATTAGATAATCAAATTAAATTAGTCGTACAAGAACTCAATACCCCACTCATTACTATTCCTGGCATTGGATATACTCTAGCTGCCATTATATTAGCTGAAATTGGTCATATTGATCGTTTCTCCAACCCAGCTAAACTTCTTGCATTTGCAGGTATGGATCCTTCTACTTACCAATCTGGGACTTACAATGCATCTAAAACTCCAATGGTTAAGAGAGGCTCTACATACCTTAGGTGGGCTATTATGCAAGCATCTAGACTTGTTGCTATGCGCGATAAAGTCTTTAGTGATTATATGGTCAAAAAGCGTTCTGAAGGCAAACACTTCAATGTTGCCAGATGCCATGTCGGTAAAAAGTTAATTAGGGTAATTTACTACCTCCTAAAAAACAATACTGCATTTGTTCCACAAGTCTAA
- a CDS encoding SDR family oxidoreductase, with the protein MKILVTGASGNVGSYVVKELLNKGEKVVVAGTDIEKLTRMFGDNVEVVKFDFEDEGTFNNALEGVDRVFLMRPPHIGEPEGIYPFVDAMRSHNIKLVSFLSLMGVEKNTIPPHHKIEKYIEKIGVPYAHVRPGFFMQNLSGIHSVEIKEKGEIFIPAGKSKTSFIDTADIGLIVATLLHESETYANTAHTITGSESLDYYEIAEILSKVTGKKITYKKPGFFKYRSYYINNRGLDKKYVNVTVALYFMTRMGTAKMVTDEFYNITGRKPRSFYDFARDNVDCFM; encoded by the coding sequence ATGAAAATACTTGTAACCGGTGCTTCTGGTAATGTAGGAAGTTATGTTGTAAAAGAATTACTGAATAAAGGAGAAAAGGTAGTAGTAGCTGGAACTGATATTGAAAAATTAACGAGAATGTTTGGAGATAATGTTGAAGTAGTTAAATTTGATTTTGAAGATGAAGGAACGTTTAATAATGCATTAGAAGGAGTAGACCGTGTATTCCTTATGCGACCTCCACATATCGGTGAGCCTGAGGGAATATATCCCTTTGTTGATGCTATGAGGTCTCATAATATAAAATTGGTATCTTTCTTATCATTAATGGGTGTAGAAAAAAATACAATACCACCTCACCATAAAATAGAAAAATATATTGAAAAAATTGGTGTTCCATATGCACATGTTAGGCCTGGATTCTTTATGCAAAACTTATCTGGGATTCACTCAGTTGAGATTAAAGAAAAGGGTGAAATATTTATCCCCGCTGGAAAGAGTAAAACGAGCTTTATCGATACAGCAGATATTGGTCTTATAGTGGCAACTTTACTACATGAATCAGAAACCTATGCAAATACTGCCCATACTATAACTGGATCAGAGTCTTTAGATTATTATGAAATAGCTGAAATTTTAAGTAAGGTCACTGGGAAGAAAATAACATACAAAAAACCTGGATTTTTTAAGTATAGAAGCTACTACATTAATAATAGGGGTTTAGATAAAAAATATGTCAATGTGACCGTAGCACTGTATTTCATGACAAGGATGGGTACCGCAAAGATGGTGACTGATGAGTTCTATAATATAACAGGAAGAAAACCTAGATCTTTTTATGATTTTGCTAGGGATAACGTAGATTGTTTTATGTAA
- a CDS encoding MarR family winged helix-turn-helix transcriptional regulator: protein MQNKIDIAAEEIAMFCRLQMYVKKELPIRSSEMGVLIYIHKQDGDVTPLMISNFFQIAKPSVTAMISELIKKGYLIKVPSVTDRRSYTVSITNEGHELVQSTRDEYYKIIELLKEKMGPENFEAFLKLIHSANQILKEVRG, encoded by the coding sequence ATGCAAAATAAAATTGATATAGCTGCTGAAGAAATAGCAATGTTTTGTAGATTACAAATGTACGTAAAAAAAGAATTACCTATTCGATCTAGTGAGATGGGGGTACTTATTTATATTCATAAGCAAGACGGGGACGTTACTCCATTAATGATTAGCAACTTTTTTCAAATCGCAAAGCCTTCAGTGACAGCTATGATCAGCGAGCTCATTAAAAAGGGTTATTTAATTAAAGTACCATCTGTTACCGATAGGAGAAGTTATACAGTTTCTATTACTAATGAAGGTCATGAATTAGTTCAATCAACACGTGATGAATACTATAAAATCATAGAACTGCTTAAAGAAAAAATGGGACCAGAGAACTTTGAAGCATTTCTAAAGCTTATTCACAGTGCAAATCAAATACTTAAGGAGGTTAGAGGTTAA